From Veillonella dispar, one genomic window encodes:
- a CDS encoding metallophosphoesterase family protein has protein sequence MKRIGILSDTHGYLDDIDLVLEATADQEIDMWLHAGDYGDDARYMQEHTDIPVYAVRGNNDRVQPLEPREQLIPLEDTYIYMTHGHEVSYYNRIQKLIELGTDMGARLIVSGHSHHHGEVRVRDAVFVNPGSISLARDRSGGTFAIVTYDNGQFDVEFVYKQEIV, from the coding sequence ATGAAACGAATTGGTATTTTAAGTGATACCCATGGGTATCTAGATGATATAGATCTTGTCTTGGAGGCTACAGCAGACCAAGAAATTGATATGTGGCTTCATGCTGGTGATTATGGTGATGATGCACGCTATATGCAGGAACATACTGATATTCCTGTGTATGCAGTGCGCGGTAATAATGACCGTGTACAGCCTCTTGAACCGAGAGAACAGTTGATTCCTCTAGAGGATACCTATATTTACATGACTCATGGTCATGAGGTATCATATTATAATCGCATACAAAAACTGATTGAGTTAGGCACTGATATGGGGGCGCGACTCATCGTGTCCGGTCATAGCCATCATCATGGTGAGGTTCGTGTTCGTGATGCGGTATTTGTGAATCCCGGCAGTATATCGTTGGCTCGCGACCGCTCTGGCGGTACATTTGCCATCGTTACCTACGATAATGGACAGTTTGATGTAGAGTTTGTGTATAAACAAGAAATTGTTTAG